The following nucleotide sequence is from Desulfovibrio desulfuricans.
GGTGGGGCTGGTGCACGGCACAATTTTTCTGCTTATATCCGTATTTGGTTTCGGGGTGCCGTTTACCGGTTCGCTGGTGCTGCTCTATGTGGCCATGCTGGTTTTTGCCATGGCTTCGGGCGGTGTGGGGCTGATGGTCTCGTCGCTTTCGGCCACGCAGCAGCAGGCGTTTCTGGGGGCCTTTACCGTTGGGGTGCCGTGCATTCTTATTTCCGGCGCGGTCACGCCCGTCATCAACATGCCGCCATTTTTGCAATACGCCAGCCAGTTGAACCCCATGCGGCATTTTACCACCATTGTGCAGGGTGTTTTTCTCAAGGATATTACCGTGGCTGCGGCAGCGGTGAGCCTTGGCAAGATTGCCTGCATCAGCGCGGTGGCGGTGGGCGTTGCCGTGTGGATGTTCAAGCGCAAGGCCTGAGCGGGCGGCCTGATGCCCCTCATAGGGGTACGAATCAGGCTGGCCCTGTGCTGATGGCCTCTGGCGTGAAGCTGTTGCGGAATCAGGCGAAGGGTCAGGCTTCCGGCGGTTTCTTGGCGGAAGATGATTGCGGAGAGCGCGCAGGCAGCGGGGCAGGCTTTTTTGTGGGGGCAACGGCGTTACGGGGCGTGCGGTGGGCCCTGCCCACGATAAGGGCAATAACCACAATGGAATAGAGGTAGCCTGTAAATCCCACAAGCACTGTGGCATTTTTGGCAATCCAGGTTTTTGGCGTTATGTCGCCGTAGCCGATGGTGAGGATGGTCACGTAGCTGAAATAAAACAGATCGTTAATGGCCTGATCGCCCGGCCCCAGCCCGGAAAAAGAACCCGGCTGGTGGAATTCAATGGTCAGGAACACGAAATAGCCGCAATAGCCAATGAGCAGCAAACCGCACACCGCAGCATACACAATCTTGGTAGTAACCATCTGCGCATGGGATATTTGCCGGAAGACTTCAAACATTATGCTGCCGAAAAAACACAGATAGAGCATCAGGGTTTCTTCTTTCAGGCTATCGATAAAGAACAGATCCAGGGCGCGGCCCACAATGAGCAGCGCGCCGAAAAACAGAGCAAGGCGCATAATGCGCGGCCTGAATTCAAAAAGCACAAGGGCCGCAAGCAGCTGGATTGGCAGATAGATTGCCTGCGCAATGCCACGGTAGATGTTGTCCGGAAACAGGATGTTCAGGATAAACACGCACCACAGCGAGAGCATGAGCAACTCAAAGCGGATTCCATAAAGTCGGGCGCGCATGGCTCGTAGTTTCAGCATACTATCCTCATCGCGCGCATACTACAGGTATGAATCTTCCCCGGCAAGAGGGCGCGCGCTCCTATCGCGCAGATATCCGCCAGGTATCCGCAGCATAGCGTG
It contains:
- a CDS encoding potassium channel family protein, producing MLKLRAMRARLYGIRFELLMLSLWCVFILNILFPDNIYRGIAQAIYLPIQLLAALVLFEFRPRIMRLALFFGALLIVGRALDLFFIDSLKEETLMLYLCFFGSIMFEVFRQISHAQMVTTKIVYAAVCGLLLIGYCGYFVFLTIEFHQPGSFSGLGPGDQAINDLFYFSYVTILTIGYGDITPKTWIAKNATVLVGFTGYLYSIVVIALIVGRAHRTPRNAVAPTKKPAPLPARSPQSSSAKKPPEA